The Anaerotignum propionicum DSM 1682 sequence AAACTTATTCGGGGAAAATGCTTACCCCGGGTATGATTACAGAGTTAAATGCCGGGGATGAAATACAGGTAGTTGATCCGAAGGGAAGCAGTGACGATGCAACTGCGCATTTAAAAATGCAGCTTCGTTTGATGGGTGCAGGCCAAGGGCTTAGTTATGAAGCGGTTTCTAGAGATATGTCGGAGACAAATTACAGCTCTGCAAGGCAGGCAAGTATTGAAGACGAATTGACCTTTGTGGAGGAAATTGAATTATTACAGGAGAATGTCATGTCGGAGATATACGAAACTTTCGTGATCTCCGTTTTTTTATCGGGCTTAATCAGCATTCGTGATTTTTGGAGCAACAAGCAGGAATACCTGTATCATGAATGGGTGGCAAGCCCTAAGAAATGGATTGATCCATTGAAGGAAGCCAATGCAAACCGTATCGCCTTGGAAACAGGGCAAAAAACCTTTAAGCAGATTGCGGCAGAGGGCGGTCGGGATTGGAAGGAACAAATTGACGATATGGCAGAAGTGTTTCAATATGCCCGGGATATGGGCGTTCAGTTAGGGGGTGAGCTATTTGAGCCAAAAAAAGATAAAAAGTAGTGGAGAGCGTTGTTTTTGCGCACAGATTCGAGCCGCAACGGAGGAGGAAAACGAAAGGAAGTTTATTATAAGTTTTTCCAGTGAAGAACCATACTTGCGGTGGTTTGGTCCCGAGATTTTATCCCATGAAGAGGGAGCCATGGATTTAGGCCGTCTGAATGAAATGGGTGTGCTGCTGTTTAACCATCACAGAGATCAGGTTGTGGGAAAGGTTTTGCGTGCATGGATTGAAAATGGTCGTGGTATGGCTGAGGTGGAATTTGATGATGATGAATTTTCAGAAACCATACGCAAGAAAGTTGCCAGCGGCACCTTAAAAGGGGTGTCCGTTTCTTACCGTGTCAGTGTGTGGGAGGAGGTTGAAGCTGGTGCCACTTCCTCAA is a genomic window containing:
- a CDS encoding HK97 family phage prohead protease, which gives rise to MSQKKIKSSGERCFCAQIRAATEEENERKFIISFSSEEPYLRWFGPEILSHEEGAMDLGRLNEMGVLLFNHHRDQVVGKVLRAWIENGRGMAEVEFDDDEFSETIRKKVASGTLKGVSVSYRVSVWEEVEAGATSSNGKHVGPCSIAKKWEAFEISIATVPADPSVGVGRSLEEMELKMWHMERQLEINRNYL